The following are encoded in a window of Kitasatospora fiedleri genomic DNA:
- a CDS encoding WXG100-like domain-containing protein encodes MAIELPGEVVDFLSIIGINWPTVNEDKVREFAGHVREFAENVDASHQQSTATVQQLGQAYEGASYEALLTKWAAVSDQHLNELVRACHVVAQALDAAADVIVAMKVETIAELVALAAAFVADQAAAIATLGAAEAAVLLIEEAAKRLINYLEQQLEQYVIGQVVEAAINPLVDTVANAVQGMVFQAAEGALGVSAAGAGGTGFRIDPDALDEHARTMHDHAETVAGHAQVFQSKIAGVSFE; translated from the coding sequence GTGGCGATCGAACTGCCCGGCGAGGTGGTGGACTTCCTCTCGATCATCGGCATCAACTGGCCGACGGTGAACGAGGACAAGGTCCGCGAGTTCGCGGGCCACGTACGGGAGTTCGCGGAGAACGTGGACGCCTCGCACCAGCAGTCCACGGCGACCGTCCAGCAACTGGGCCAAGCCTACGAGGGCGCCTCCTACGAGGCGCTGCTCACCAAGTGGGCGGCCGTCTCCGACCAGCACCTGAACGAACTCGTCCGGGCCTGCCACGTGGTGGCGCAGGCACTGGACGCGGCGGCGGACGTGATCGTGGCGATGAAGGTGGAGACCATCGCCGAACTGGTCGCGCTGGCCGCCGCGTTCGTCGCCGACCAGGCCGCCGCGATCGCCACCCTCGGCGCGGCCGAAGCCGCGGTCCTCCTGATCGAGGAGGCCGCCAAACGCCTGATCAACTACCTGGAACAACAGTTGGAGCAGTACGTCATCGGCCAGGTGGTGGAAGCCGCCATCAACCCGCTGGTGGACACCGTCGCCAACGCCGTCCAGGGCATGGTCTTCCAGGCCGCCGAAGGCGCGCTCGGCGTCTCCGCCGCCGGCGCGGGCGGCACCGGCTTCCGCATCGACCCCGACGCCCTGGACGAACACGCCCGCACGATGCACGACCACGCCGAGACCGTCGCCGGCCACGCCCAGGTCTTCCAGTCGAAGATCGCGGGAGTGAGCTTCGAGTGA
- a CDS encoding DUF7683 domain-containing protein, which translates to MTWAVLGFDRSSDSLVVEWELPASFTEDDAARLVGPHPDLVGSSFPLPESRLATVSALLGVRTDTERIAYFLEAQDDSRGVH; encoded by the coding sequence ATGACCTGGGCGGTACTCGGATTCGACCGGAGCAGCGACTCGCTGGTGGTGGAGTGGGAGTTGCCCGCGAGCTTCACCGAGGACGACGCGGCCCGGCTGGTCGGACCGCACCCCGACCTGGTCGGGTCGTCCTTCCCGCTCCCGGAGAGCCGGCTCGCGACGGTCTCCGCGCTCCTGGGCGTCCGGACGGACACCGAGCGGATCGCCTACTTCCTCGAAGCGCAGGACGACTCCCGGGGAGTCCACTGA
- a CDS encoding Crp/Fnr family transcriptional regulator gives MNTGAPPTDDTPGDGVGDTPGDSVADATGDRVDGTVRPAGRERRRAADAVWPTGSYLGLLSAPSRRLLLRAGRVASYAPGEVILREGDRASHLLLIEKGLVKVTSTTREGHTSLLAIRAAGDVVGELAAIDGAPRSATVTAARAVRARAIQHGEFVRLFREQPQIALALVAAVAGKLRAATRARVDTGGYPLQVRMARALVELAETYGEPAGTGITITVPLSQEDLAALISSSTAGVTRSLQHLRKNGLIDTSYRRLTVMDLDALSELAVLSRPADGTATGLPAGT, from the coding sequence GTGAACACCGGTGCACCGCCCACCGACGACACCCCCGGCGACGGCGTCGGTGACACCCCCGGCGACAGCGTCGCCGACGCCACCGGTGACCGCGTCGACGGGACCGTCCGGCCCGCGGGACGCGAACGGCGGCGGGCGGCCGACGCCGTCTGGCCGACCGGCTCGTACCTGGGCCTGCTGTCCGCGCCGTCGCGGCGGCTCCTGCTGCGGGCGGGGCGGGTGGCGTCCTACGCCCCCGGCGAGGTCATCCTCCGGGAGGGGGACAGGGCCTCCCACCTCCTCCTGATCGAGAAGGGGCTCGTCAAGGTCACGTCCACGACCCGGGAGGGGCACACCAGCCTGCTCGCCATCCGGGCCGCGGGCGACGTGGTCGGGGAGCTCGCCGCGATCGACGGCGCGCCCCGCTCCGCCACGGTGACCGCGGCCCGGGCGGTGCGGGCGCGCGCCATCCAGCACGGCGAGTTCGTGCGCCTCTTCCGCGAGCAGCCGCAGATCGCCCTCGCCCTGGTGGCGGCCGTGGCGGGCAAGCTGCGGGCGGCCACCAGGGCCCGGGTGGACACCGGGGGCTACCCGCTCCAGGTGCGCATGGCGCGGGCGCTGGTGGAACTCGCGGAGACCTACGGGGAGCCCGCGGGCACCGGGATCACCATCACCGTCCCGCTGAGCCAGGAGGACCTGGCCGCGCTGATCTCCTCGTCCACGGCGGGGGTGACGCGGTCGCTCCAGCACCTCAGGAAGAACGGGCTCATCGACACCAGCTACCGGCGGCTGACCGTCATGGACCTGGACGCGCTCAGCGAGCTGGCGGTGCTCTCCCGCCCGGCCGACGGGACGGCCACCGGGCTCCCGGCGGGGACGTAG